ATGCGCTTTATGCGTCGTGCTGTACACGATTTTGTCCGTTAAAGCCATGGCGAGCGCGGAAATTAGGAAGCAGATGTGGGTAATACATTGCCACATGATTTGTTTTTCCGACAGATTGGCGGCGTTGAGGAAGGTTTGCAGCAGATGGATGGAGGAAATGCTGATGATGGACATCGACAGCTTAACCTTCAAAACCGAAGCATTGACATGGCTGAGCCATTCGGGCTGGTCGGGATGTTCGTCAACGTGAAGGCGGGAGACGAAGGTCTCGTAGCCGCCGACAATGACCATGGTCAGCAGATTGGCAATCATCACGACATCAATCAGGTTCAATACGGCGATCATGATGGTGTTTTCATCCATGATGCTGAAATTGGATACCAAGTGCCACAAGGATTTGAGGAACTTACAGGCATAAATGACTTGGGCGATAATCAAGCCTATATAAATCGGCAGTTGCAGCCAGCGGCTGGCGAAAATGAAATGCGCGAAGATACCCATTCGTTCGTGGGCTGTGCGCTTGGTCGGGGTGGAATGTTCCATAAAATGTGTTGTATGTAGGGAAGATAAGGGGCGGCATTTTAATGGAAAAATTTTTAAGCTGCAATTTGAGCGACTGAATTGAAAAAGAAGGCCGTCTGAAAACAGAAT
This genomic interval from Neisseria sp. Marseille-Q5346 contains the following:
- a CDS encoding TIGR00645 family protein, with the translated sequence MEHSTPTKRTAHERMGIFAHFIFASRWLQLPIYIGLIIAQVIYACKFLKSLWHLVSNFSIMDENTIMIAVLNLIDVVMIANLLTMVIVGGYETFVSRLHVDEHPDQPEWLSHVNASVLKVKLSMSIISISSIHLLQTFLNAANLSEKQIMWQCITHICFLISALAMALTDKIVYSTTHKAH